In Microtus pennsylvanicus isolate mMicPen1 chromosome 12, mMicPen1.hap1, whole genome shotgun sequence, the following proteins share a genomic window:
- the Naaa gene encoding N-acylethanolamine-hydrolyzing acid amidase: protein MGTRATGAAGYGAYLALALLLLPGPWLSAGVPGAPPLFNVSLDTAPERRWLPMLQHYDPDFVRAAVAEVIGDRVPQWVLEMIGEVVSKVESFLPQPFTDEIRGMCNFLNLSLAEGILVNLAYEASAFCTSIVAQDSQGHIYHGRNLDYPFGNVLRKLTADVQFLKNGQVVFTGTTFVGYVGLWTGQRPHKFTVSGDERDKGWWWENVIAAISLGHSPISWLIRKTLSDSEDFEAAVLTLAKTPLIADVYYIVGGTSPREGVVITRDRGGPADIWPLDPLSGAWFRVETNYDHWKPVPKRDDRRTPAIKALNATGQAHINLETLFQVLSVFPVYNNFTIYTTVMSAAQPDKYMTRIRNPS from the exons ATGGGGACCCGAGCCACCGGGGCTGCGGGCTATGGAGCATACCTAGCGctggctctgctgctgctgccgggGCCCTGGCTGTCGGCTGGCGTCCCCGGAGCTCCGCCACTCTTCAACGTCAGTCTGGACACGGCCCCGGAGCGGCGCTGGCTGCCGATGCTGCAGCACTATGACCCGGACTTCGTGCGCGCCGCGGTGGCGGAGGTCATCGG CGACAGGGTTCCCCAGTGGGTACTCGAGATGATCGGAGAGGTGGTGTCGAAGGTGGAGAGCTTCCTGCCCCAGCCCTTCACCGACGAGATCCGCGGCATGTGCAACTTCCTCAACCTCAGCCTGGCCGAGGGCATCTTGGTCAACCTGGCCTATGAGGCTTCCGC ATTCTGCACCAGTATTGTGGCCCAAGACTCCCAAGGCCACATTTACCACGGCCGGAACCTGGACTACCCTTTTGGAAATGTCTTGCGAAAGCTGACGGCGGATGTGCAGTTCCTAAAGAACGGACAG GTCGTGTTCACGGGGACTACTTTTGTTGGCTATGTAGGATTGTGGACAGGGCAACGTCCACACAAGTTTACAGTGTCTGGTGATGAACGAG ATAAAGGCTGGTGGTGGGAGAATGTGATCGCCGCGATTTCTCTGGGACACTCTCCGATCAGCTGGCTTATCCGCAAA ACCCTGAGTGACTCAGAAGACTTCGAAGCAGCTGTTTTGACTCTGGCTAAGACGCCCCTCATTGCTGATGTGTACTACATTGTTGGGGGTACCTCACCCCGGGAGGGAGTAGTCATCACCCGGGACAGAGGTGGCCCAGCGGACATTTGGCCTCTTGACCCTTTGAGTGGAGC GTGGTTCCGAGTTGAGACAAATTATGATCACTGGAAGCCTGTACCCAAGAGGGATGACCGAAG AACACCAGCTATCAAAGCCCTAAATGCCACCGGGCAAGCACACATCAACCTGGAGACCCTTTTCCAG GTTTTATCTGTGTTTCCTGTTTATAACAA CTTCACAATCTACACCACGGTGATGAGCGCTGCCCAGCCTGACAAGTACATGACCAGGATCCGGAACCCAAGCTGA